A genomic window from Myotis daubentonii chromosome 4, mMyoDau2.1, whole genome shotgun sequence includes:
- the ZNF768 gene encoding zinc finger protein 768 isoform X2, whose product MEREASPWGLEPRDVQSPDEVGPEGSLEGNMRENEEEEISQQESTGDYEVEEIPFGLEPQSPGFESQSPEFEPQSPRFEPESPGFESRSPGFVPPSPEFAPRTPDSDSQSPEFEPQSPGYEPQSPGYEPQNPEFKTQSPEFEAQSSKFQEGTEVLLSPEAKSPLSIPLGVHPLDSFAQGFGEQPTADLPLGPPFEMPTGALLATPQFEMLQNPLGLTGTLRGSGRRGGRARGGQGPRPNICGICGKSFGRGSTLIQHQRIHTGEKPYKCEVCSKAFSQSSDLIKHQRTHTGERPYKCPRCGKAFADSSYLLRHQRTHSGQKPYKCPHCGKAFGDSSYLLRHQRTHSHERPYSCPECGKCYSQNSSLRSHQRVHTGQRPFSCGICGKSFSQRSALIPHARSHAREKPFKCPECGKRFGQSSVLAIHARTHLPGRTYSCPDCGKTFNRSSTLIQHQRSHTGERPYRCAVCGKGFCRSSTLLQHHRVHSGERPYKCDDCGKAFSQSSDLIRHQRTHAAGRR is encoded by the exons ATGGAACGGGAGGCGTCGCCGTGGGGCCTCGAACCCCGGGATGTGCAAAGTCCTGACGAAGTGGGGCCCGAAGGGTCCctggaag GCAACATGCGTGAGAATGAGGAAGAGGAAATTTCTCAGCAAGAAAGCACTGGGGACTATGAGGTCGAAGAGATACCTTTTGGGCTGGAACCCCAGAGCCCTGGGTTTGAGTCACAAAGCCCAGAGTTTGAACCCCAGAGCCCCAGGTTTGAGCCTGAAAGCCCAGGTTTTGAGTCCCGAAGCCCTGGGTTTGTGCCCCCAAGCCCCGAATTTGCACCTAGAACCCCTGATTCAGATTCTCAGAGCCCCGAGTTTGAACCACAAAGCCCGGG GTATGAGCCCCAGAGCCCTGGGTACGAACCCCAGAACCCTGAGTTCAAAACCCAAAGCCCTGAATTTGAAGCTCAAAGTTCCAAATTCCAGGAAGGTACAGAGGTGCTTCTCAGTCCCGAGGCAAAGAGTCCCTTGAGCATCCCCTTGGGAGTCCATCCCTTGGACTCCTTCGcacaggggtttggggagcagcCCACAGCAGACCTTCCCCTAGGGCCACCTTTTGAGATGCCCACGGGGGCCCTGCTGGCTACCCCCCAGTTTGAGATGCTCCAGAATCCTCTGGGCCTGACAGGAACCCTTCGGGGTTCAGGCCGACGGGGTGGTCGGGCCAGGGGTGGACAGGGCCCTCGGCCTAACATCTGCGGCATCTGCGGGAAGAGCTTCGGCCGGGGCTCCACCCTCATCCAGCACCAGCGAATCCACACGGGCGAAAAGCCCTACAAATGCGAGGTCTGCAGCAAGGCCTTCTCCCAGAGCTCTGACCTCATCAAGCACCAGCGCACCCACACGGGGGAGCGGCCCTACAAGTGTCCCCGCTGTGGCAAGGCCTTCGCCGACAGCTCTTACCTGCTTCGCCACCAGCGCACTCACTCTGGTCAGAAGCCCTACAAGTGCCCGCACTGTGGCAAGGCCTTCGGAGACAGCTCCTACCTCCTGCGGCACCAGCGCACGCACAGCCACGAGCGGCCCTACAGCTGCCCCGAGTGTGGCAAGTGCTACAGCCAGAACTCATCCCTGCGGAGCCACCAGCGGGTGCACACTGGGCAGAGGCCCTTCAGCTGCGGCATCTGCGGCAAGAGCTTCTCCCAGCGCTCGGCACTGATCCCCCACGCCCGCAGCCACGCCCGAGAGAAGCCTTTCAAGTGCCCCGAGTGCGGCAAGCGCTTCGGTCAGAGCTCTGTGCTGGCCATCCACGCCCGCACCCACCTGCCGGGCCGCACCTACAGCTGCCCGGATTGTGGGAAGACCTTCAACCGCTCCTCCACGCTGATTCAGCACCAGCGCTCCCACACGGGCGAGAGGCCCTACCGGTGCGCTGTGTGCGGCAAGGGCTTCTGCCGCTCCTCCACGCTGCTGCAGCACCACCGCGTGCACAGCGGGGAGCGGCCCTACAAGTGCGATGACTGTGGAAAGGCCTTCTCCCAGAGCTCCGACCTCATCCGCCACCAGCGGACCCACGCCGCTGGCCGTCGCTGA
- the ZNF768 gene encoding zinc finger protein 768 isoform X1, with protein sequence MEREASPWGLEPRDVQSPDEVGPEGSLEGNMRENEEEEISQQESTGDYEVEEIPFGLEPQSPGFESQSPEFEPQSPRFEPESPGFESRSPGFVPPSPEFAPRTPDSDSQSPEFEPQSPGYEPRSPGYEPRSPGYESQSSRYEPQSPGYEPQNPEFKTQSPEFEAQSSKFQEGTEVLLSPEAKSPLSIPLGVHPLDSFAQGFGEQPTADLPLGPPFEMPTGALLATPQFEMLQNPLGLTGTLRGSGRRGGRARGGQGPRPNICGICGKSFGRGSTLIQHQRIHTGEKPYKCEVCSKAFSQSSDLIKHQRTHTGERPYKCPRCGKAFADSSYLLRHQRTHSGQKPYKCPHCGKAFGDSSYLLRHQRTHSHERPYSCPECGKCYSQNSSLRSHQRVHTGQRPFSCGICGKSFSQRSALIPHARSHAREKPFKCPECGKRFGQSSVLAIHARTHLPGRTYSCPDCGKTFNRSSTLIQHQRSHTGERPYRCAVCGKGFCRSSTLLQHHRVHSGERPYKCDDCGKAFSQSSDLIRHQRTHAAGRR encoded by the exons ATGGAACGGGAGGCGTCGCCGTGGGGCCTCGAACCCCGGGATGTGCAAAGTCCTGACGAAGTGGGGCCCGAAGGGTCCctggaag GCAACATGCGTGAGAATGAGGAAGAGGAAATTTCTCAGCAAGAAAGCACTGGGGACTATGAGGTCGAAGAGATACCTTTTGGGCTGGAACCCCAGAGCCCTGGGTTTGAGTCACAAAGCCCAGAGTTTGAACCCCAGAGCCCCAGGTTTGAGCCTGAAAGCCCAGGTTTTGAGTCCCGAAGCCCTGGGTTTGTGCCCCCAAGCCCCGAATTTGCACCTAGAACCCCTGATTCAGATTCTCAGAGCCCCGAGTTTGAACCACAAAGCCCGGGGTATGAGCCCCGGAGCCCTGGCTATGAACCCCGGAGCCCTGGCTATGAATCTCAAAGCTCGAGGTATGAGCCCCAGAGCCCTGGGTACGAACCCCAGAACCCTGAGTTCAAAACCCAAAGCCCTGAATTTGAAGCTCAAAGTTCCAAATTCCAGGAAGGTACAGAGGTGCTTCTCAGTCCCGAGGCAAAGAGTCCCTTGAGCATCCCCTTGGGAGTCCATCCCTTGGACTCCTTCGcacaggggtttggggagcagcCCACAGCAGACCTTCCCCTAGGGCCACCTTTTGAGATGCCCACGGGGGCCCTGCTGGCTACCCCCCAGTTTGAGATGCTCCAGAATCCTCTGGGCCTGACAGGAACCCTTCGGGGTTCAGGCCGACGGGGTGGTCGGGCCAGGGGTGGACAGGGCCCTCGGCCTAACATCTGCGGCATCTGCGGGAAGAGCTTCGGCCGGGGCTCCACCCTCATCCAGCACCAGCGAATCCACACGGGCGAAAAGCCCTACAAATGCGAGGTCTGCAGCAAGGCCTTCTCCCAGAGCTCTGACCTCATCAAGCACCAGCGCACCCACACGGGGGAGCGGCCCTACAAGTGTCCCCGCTGTGGCAAGGCCTTCGCCGACAGCTCTTACCTGCTTCGCCACCAGCGCACTCACTCTGGTCAGAAGCCCTACAAGTGCCCGCACTGTGGCAAGGCCTTCGGAGACAGCTCCTACCTCCTGCGGCACCAGCGCACGCACAGCCACGAGCGGCCCTACAGCTGCCCCGAGTGTGGCAAGTGCTACAGCCAGAACTCATCCCTGCGGAGCCACCAGCGGGTGCACACTGGGCAGAGGCCCTTCAGCTGCGGCATCTGCGGCAAGAGCTTCTCCCAGCGCTCGGCACTGATCCCCCACGCCCGCAGCCACGCCCGAGAGAAGCCTTTCAAGTGCCCCGAGTGCGGCAAGCGCTTCGGTCAGAGCTCTGTGCTGGCCATCCACGCCCGCACCCACCTGCCGGGCCGCACCTACAGCTGCCCGGATTGTGGGAAGACCTTCAACCGCTCCTCCACGCTGATTCAGCACCAGCGCTCCCACACGGGCGAGAGGCCCTACCGGTGCGCTGTGTGCGGCAAGGGCTTCTGCCGCTCCTCCACGCTGCTGCAGCACCACCGCGTGCACAGCGGGGAGCGGCCCTACAAGTGCGATGACTGTGGAAAGGCCTTCTCCCAGAGCTCCGACCTCATCCGCCACCAGCGGACCCACGCCGCTGGCCGTCGCTGA